The sequence below is a genomic window from Paenibacillus silvisoli.
CTGAACAAGCCGAGATTGATTTTGCTGAACAAAGCGGATTTGGCGGATGCGCGGACGACGGAGAAGTGGATGGCTTACTTCGCGGACCTCGGGCATACAAGCCTTGCCATCGATGCTTCGACAGGCACGAAAGTGAATGAAATTCCGGTTAAGGTGAAGCAGCTGCTTCACGAAAAAATCGCCAAGCAAATCTCCAAAGGCATGATACCGAGAGCAGTTCGCGGCTTGATCGTCGGCATTCCGAACGTCGGCAAGTCGACGCTCATCAACAAGCTGGCGGGCCGCAGCATCGCGGCAACCGGCGACCGCCCGGGCGTGACGAAGGGCCAGCAATGGATCAAAGTCGGCACGGAGATGGAGCTGCTCGATACGCCGGGTATTTTATGGCCGAAATTCGAGGATCAGCTCGTCGGCCAGCGGCTTGCGATGACCGGCGCGATTCGCGAGCAGGTGCTGAATATCGAAGATATCGCCTTTTTCGCGATAAAGGAACTGACGAAGCGGTATTGGCCGGAGCTTGTGGAACGGTTCGGTCTGACCATTAAACCGCCGAGCGATCTTGACGATGCCGATGAAATCGTGCGCGTGATGGAAGAGATCGGCCGGAAACGGGGATGCTTGATCAGCGGCGGGCGCGTCGATCTGGAGAAGGCGTCCGGCATTATTTTGCGCGAGCTGCGTGCCGGCAATCTGGGCCGCATTTCGCTTGAGTCTCCGGATGATTTGATGTAAGGAATAACGGCTGCCTACTTGGTGAGGGAGCCGTTTCTTTTTAGGGGGAATGGGGGAGTTTGCGCATGTTGGACTTCGAGAAGCCGCTGTGGGAGCAGGGGTATCGCAGTATTGCCGGCATCGATGAGGTGGGGCGCGGCTGTTTGTTCGGCGACGTCGTGGCGGCTGCCGTTATTTTGCCTGAGGGGCTTGTGCTGGATGGAATCAACGATTCGAAGAAGCTGTCCGAGAAGAAGCGGGACGAGCTATATGAGCTCATAACGGACCAGGCGGATGCTTGGGCTGTAGCGCGCGTCAATGCGGCGGTCGTCGATGAAATCAACATCAAGCAGGCTGCGCGGCTGGCGATGAAGCAAGCTGTCGAGCTGCTGACGATCCGGCCCGATTATTTGCTCGTCGATGCGGAGAAGGTGGACATTGCGCTGCCGCAGGAAGCGATCATAAAAGGCGATGCAAGAAGCCAATCCATTGCGGCGGCATCGATCATCGCCAAGGTGACGCGGGATCGGCTGTGTCAAGGCGAATGGGACCGGCTCTATCCGGAGTACGGCATTGCGATACATAAAGGCTATGCGACTAAGCTGCATCGGGAAAAGCTGCTGGAGTATGGAGCGAGTCCGATGCACCGACAGAGCTTCCTAGGGAAGCTGTTTGTCGAACAGCAGGTGTTGTTTTGAATGAACAGGGTTGTTAGCGTTGAATGAGACCAAGAGGGCTGATGCTTCTCTTGGTTTTTTTGTGGTTTGTTCAAAGCAAACAGGGAG
It includes:
- the ylqF gene encoding ribosome biogenesis GTPase YlqF, which encodes MTIQWFPGHMTRARREIQEKLKLIDIAIELLDARVPLSSRNPMVDEILLNKPRLILLNKADLADARTTEKWMAYFADLGHTSLAIDASTGTKVNEIPVKVKQLLHEKIAKQISKGMIPRAVRGLIVGIPNVGKSTLINKLAGRSIAATGDRPGVTKGQQWIKVGTEMELLDTPGILWPKFEDQLVGQRLAMTGAIREQVLNIEDIAFFAIKELTKRYWPELVERFGLTIKPPSDLDDADEIVRVMEEIGRKRGCLISGGRVDLEKASGIILRELRAGNLGRISLESPDDLM
- a CDS encoding ribonuclease HII — encoded protein: MLDFEKPLWEQGYRSIAGIDEVGRGCLFGDVVAAAVILPEGLVLDGINDSKKLSEKKRDELYELITDQADAWAVARVNAAVVDEINIKQAARLAMKQAVELLTIRPDYLLVDAEKVDIALPQEAIIKGDARSQSIAAASIIAKVTRDRLCQGEWDRLYPEYGIAIHKGYATKLHREKLLEYGASPMHRQSFLGKLFVEQQVLF